Proteins co-encoded in one Capsicum annuum cultivar UCD-10X-F1 chromosome 9, UCD10Xv1.1, whole genome shotgun sequence genomic window:
- the LOC124887154 gene encoding uncharacterized protein LOC124887154, whose product MKDLVTKKQEVSYELEVDLYLYSAISTRTLMQKRPDPGAVTIPYTIGTMEFTKELCDLGERVNLIPLTIYKKLGLGIPTHTNMRLVMSDRSLKRPVGILYDVLVKVSNFIFPTDFVIMDCEVDFEVSIILGRPFLATESVLINLRENELLFRVNNEVVWFDVGKSMK is encoded by the coding sequence atgaaggaccttgttaCCAAGAAACAAGAAGTGAGTTATGAATTAGAGGTAGATCTCTACCTTTacagtgctatttctacaaggaccttaATGCAGAAGAGACCGGATCCAGGTGCAGTCACTATTCCCTACACAATTGGAACTATGGAATTCACTAAAgaattatgtgatttgggagaaAGAGTTAATTTGATCCCATTgactatttataaaaagttgggtctGGGGATTCCCACACATACCAACATGAGACTGGTAATGTCGGACAGGTCATTAAAGAGACCTGTTGGCattctgtatgatgtgttggtaaaggtttcAAATTTCATATTCCCTACAGACTTTGTCATTATGGACtgcgaggtggacttcgaggtgtccatcatcttgggtcgaccttttcttGCAACCGAAAGTGTGTTGATCAATTTAAGAGaaaatgagctcttattcagggtAAACAATGAAGTGGTATGGTTTGATGTGGGCAAATCAATGAAATAG
- the LOC107854745 gene encoding putative late blight resistance protein homolog R1B-23 translates to MQKKRRRAFWKLYSLVKQVVGWTDSKMKKWMAVKNRLNNIQHLKEQTLTLPSASQHAFESENVMVGHENTFEIMQDRLARGGMELEVVTIVDMGGIGKTTLATKIYNDPFTISRFDIRSKVTVSHKYCVRSVVMGLLSYISAKTNDYLEHQ, encoded by the coding sequence ATGCAAAAAAAACGAAGAAGAGCTTTTTGGAAACTTTATTCCCTCGTGAAACAAGTTGTAGGATGGACTGATTCAAAGATGAAGAAGTGGATGGCAGTGAAGAACAGACTCAACAACATCCAGCATCTTAAAGAACAAACTTTGACTCTCCCCAGTGCATCTCAACATGCCTTCGAGTCCGAGAACGTGATGGTTGGCCATGAAAACACGTTTGAGATCATGCAGGATCGACTTGCTCGAGGAGGAATGGAACTAGAAGTTGTCACAATTGTTGATATGGGGGGCATCGGTAAGACAACTTTGGCTACCAAAATTTACAATGATCCATTCACTATATCTCGATTTGATATTCGTTCAAAAGTTACCGTTTCACACAAGTATTGCGTAAGAAGTGTAGTCATGGGTCTTCTTTCTTATATAAGTGCAAAGACTAATGATTATCTTGAGCACCAATAA